A DNA window from Drosophila pseudoobscura strain MV-25-SWS-2005 chromosome 2, UCI_Dpse_MV25, whole genome shotgun sequence contains the following coding sequences:
- the Nf1 gene encoding neurofibromin isoform X3, translated as MATQKPGEWASALLARFEDQLPNRIGAYGTQARMSQDQLVACLIHISRYRFSLVISGLTKMLQRVNEAALQNRYEPERCYFESLVIILTTLERCLTNQTKDTARFEEAMNVKLLLREISQFVDVQSDSNPNAAQLKALASKVLFALSQNHFSAVFNRISARIQELTSCSEENPDYNDIELIQHIDMDMIKLTKLLQETITKFRSKRAPPLILLYSLEKAIWNWIEYHPQEFQDLQRGTNRDISTCWEPLLDFVEYFKTENKKSKTMVWPLQMLLLILNPSSLEATVNELQQSEKEKEKEKVPSKSTQSASRDKDKDFSARQFIESIKRGLGQHSPSKQVTESSAIACVKLCKASTYINITDSNNVVFKLVQYFINDLKALLFNPAKPFSRGQGYNFADIELMIDCWVSCFRISPHNIEALKVCLNLSSPQAYHFVIVCSLLRLAHIYVDFRLQNKNPFRIVNQPRLSWWPQTEVVHYRSAELRALFTDTLNKATQGYIAHTPLRYITSLTLKSKDTQKGLTRAEEGPAHKMLLLLLVRLIHADPTLLLNTQGKVAHEVQSSTLELINGLVSLVHQTTMPDVAQEAMEALLALHAPEKIEVWNPEAPINTFWDVSSQVLFSISQKLIQHQIANYTDVLKWLREILICRNTFLQRHKDYAHVGSQIAICKQAHIKMEVVFFMYLWSVDLDAVLTSLSCFGLLCEEAEICCSSDELTVGFIMPNYHIYQELAQLSTSATDTRICFFDNTHGNVLSRLTLQKRIMTLLRKIEHCVHGVQPAWEETFRNWEVSSKVLQTYPKCKGEDGQAEVFHRGMGKRRASHQSSEHDLEEQINEWANMTWFLLALGGVCLHKRCSSRQTLLQQSQNNASLGSLAQTSLYSSSTSSGHGSLHPSTVSLSTLPPAPPQDVSYCPVTQFIGQLLRLLVCSNEKIGLNIQKNVKELVGEEMSTQLYPILFDQIRAIVEKFFDQQGQVNVNVTDINTQFIEHTIYIMKSILDPKASKDPNNEQPSPSEHLGVTSIEGMMLGIVRYVRHLDMTVYAIRVKTKLCQLVEVMMKRRDDLAFRQEMKFRNKLVEYLTDWVMGTSHQIAPPSSADAAILTNTSLIFRDLDQACMEAVAALLRGLPLQPEESDRGDLMDAKSALFLKYFTLFMNLLNDCIDSSEAEKELNNTPLLPPRPRMAAGKLTALRNATIQAMSNLLGANIDSGLMHSIDLGYNPDLQTRAAFMEVLTQILQQGTEFDTLAETVLADRFEQLVQLVTMISDKGELPIAMALANVVTTSQMDELARVLVTLFDAKHLLSPLLWNMFYREVEVSDCMQTLFRGNSLGSKIMAFCFKIYGASYLQMLLEPLIRPLLDEQEETCFEVDPARLEAGEDIEQHRDNLIALTQKVFDAITNSSDRFPPQLRSMCHCLYQVLSKRFPNLLQNNIGAVGTVIFLRFINPAIVSPQELGIVDKQVHSSAKRGLMLMSKILQNIANHVEFSKEQHMLCFNDFLRDHFEAGRRFFIQIASDCETVDQTSHSMSFISDANVLALHRLLWTHQEKIGDYLSSSRDHKAVGRRPFDKMATLLAYLGPPEHKPVDSHMMFSSYARWSSIDMSSTNFEEIMVKHQMHEKEEFKTLKSMNIFYQAGTSKSGYPVFYYIARRYKIGETNGDLLIYHVILTLKPFCHSPFEVVIDFTHTCSDNRFRTEFLQKWFYVLPTVAYENVHAVYIYNCNSWVREYTKFHDRILAPLKGNRKLMFLESPNKLTDYIDAEQQKLPGATLSLDEDLKVFSNALKLSHKDTKVAIKVGPTALQITSAEKTKVLAHSVLLNDVYYASEIEEVCLVDDNQFTLSITNESGQLSFIHNDCDNIVQAIIHIRNRWELSQPDSVTVHQKIRPKDVPGTLLNMALLNLGSCDPNLRTAAYNLLCALTATFDLKIEGQLLETQGLCIPSNNTIFIKSVSEKLATNEPHLTLEFLEESIQGFQRSTIELKHLCLEYMTPWLKNLVKFCKSNDDAKKLKVSQILDKLINLTIDQKEMYPSVQAKIWGSIGQIPELIDMVLDNFLHKSITYGLGSPQVEIMADTAVALASANVQLVSKKVITRMCRVMDKSCTNPTQYLEQHMMWDDIAILGRYLLMLSFNNCLDVATSVPYLFHTITFLVCSGSLSMRASTHGLVINIIHSLCTCTNPSFSEEAQRVLRLSLDEFSLPKFYLLFGISKVKSAAVTAFRSSCRHPTDKWLGNERVTQPLPADRERLSLPSLEVITDALLEIMEACMRDVPDCEWLQTWTSLARSFAFCYNPALQPRALIVYGCISKSVTDHEVKQLLRILVKALESFNDLILIEALVMCLTRIQPLLRPESPIHRALFWVAISVLQLDEITLYGAGLALLEQNLHTLKSQGCFDKKETIAEVMMKTREKLEWHFKQLDHAVGLSFRSNFHFALVGHLIKGFRHPTPTTVSRTSRVLTMLLGIIAKPLHRDKFEVTPDSVAYLTALVAVSEEVRSRCHVKHALPRWPADLSGSVENAELSNGGVQAIGQPLSRRQKSWDILDQSALQFARQHKVPTLQNARVLFKTQRSFSVPTTKDPNNATGIEERQERGSRSSVSNESNVLLDPEVLPDLSIQALVLTVLATLVKYSSDEGETRVLYQYLAEGSVVFPKVFPVIHSLLDQKINNILSVSHDQVVLNSVQNIIQNMLASEDPSQQQLHFLQSCGFGGLWRFAGPFTKYNMMGESSELFVNCLEAMVETCLPGDETAPVPPSPRPYNLSSSLSSLTLGSPTDKAA; from the exons atgGCTACTCAAAAGCCTGGCGAGTGGGCAAGTGCTCTACTGGCGCGCTTCGAAGATCAG ctGCCGAACCGTATCGGTGCTTATGGGACACAAGCACGTATGAGCCAGGACCAACTGGTGGCATGCCTTATCCACATATCGCGCTACCGCTTCTCGCTGGTCATTTCTGGCCTAACAAAAATGCTTCAGCGCGTCAACGAGGCC GCACTACAAAACCGATACGAGCCAGAACGTTGCTATTTCGAATCTCTGGTCATCATACTGACCACCCTCGAGCGGTGTCTTACCAATCAGACCAAAGACACGGCCCGCTTTGAGGAGGCCATGAAtgtgaagctgctgctgcgtgaaATCTCACAATTTGTGGACGTGCAGAGCGACAGTAACCCGAATGCAGCCCAATTGAAGGCCCTGGCCTCCAAGGTGCTCTTTGCCCTGTCCCAAAATCACTTCTCGGCTGTTTTCAATCGCATCTCGGCAAGGATTCAGGAGCTAACATCATGCTCGGAGGAAAATCCCGATTACAATGACATCGAATTGATACAACACATCGATATGGATATGATTAAACTTACCAAGCTACTACAAG AAACCATTACAAAGTTTCGCTCAAAGCGCGCTCCACCTTTGATTTTACTTTACTCCCTGGAGAAGGCCATTTGGAACTGGATTGAGTATCACCCACAGGAGTTCCAGGACCTGCAGCGAGGCACCAATCGAGATATATCCAC TTGCTGGGAGCCACTGCTGGACTTCGTAGAGTATTTCAAGACCGAAAATAAGAAAAGCAAGACCATGGTCTGGCCCCTGcaaatgttgctgttgatATTGAATCCCTCCAGCCTGGAGGCCACCGTCAACGAGCTGCAGCAGTCGgaaaaggagaaagagaaggaaaagGTGCCTTCAAAGTCCACACAGTCTGCATCGcgggacaaggacaaggacttTTCGGCCAGGCAGTTTATCGAGAGCATCAAGCGGGGCTTGGGTCAGCATTCGCCATCGAAACAGGTCACAGAATCTTCTGCAATTGCCTGTGTAAAGCTTTGCAAAGCCTCCACGTACATCAATATCACGGACTCCAACAATGTGGTCTTCAAGCTGGTGCAATACTTCATCAACGATCTGAAAGCGTTGCTGTTTAACCCGGCCAAGCCGTTCTCCCGCGGCCAGGGTTATAACTTTGCCGACATCGAGCTAATGATCGACTGCTGGGTGTCCTGTTTCCGCATCAGTCCGCACAACATTGAGGCTCTGAAGGTGTGCCTGAATCTATCCTCGCCACAAGCCTATCATTTTGTTATTGTGTGCTCGCTGTTGAG ATTGGCCCACATCTATGTGGATTTCCGACTGCAAAACAAGAATCCCTTCCGCATTGTCAACCAGCCCCGTCTGTCCTGGTGGCCACAGACCGAAGTCGTCCACTATCGCTCTGCGGAGCTGCGTGCCTTGTTTACGGATACCCTAAATAAGGCCACCCAAGGGTACATAGCCCATACGCCATTGCGCTACATTACCTCCCTGACGCTCAAGTCCAAGGACACGCAAAAGGGGCTGACACGCGCCGAGGAGGGACCGGCCCACAAGatgctattgctgctgcttgtacgACTGATACACGCTGATCCCACGCTGCTGCTGAAT ACCCAAGGAAAAGTGGCCCATGAGGTACAAAGTTCTACTCTAGAGCTAATCAACGGTTTGGTGAGCCTAGTGCATCAAACGACAATGCCAGATGTGGCACAGGAGGCCATGGAAGCCCTGCTGGCCCTGCACGCACCAGAGAAAATAGAAGTCTGGAATCCCGAGGCACCCATCAACACATTCTGGGACGTGAGCTCTCAGGTGCTGTTCTCCATTTCGCAGAAGCTAATCCAGCACCAGATTGCCAACTATACGGATGTGCTGAAGTGGTTGCGCGAGATACTGATCTGCCGCAACACTTTCCTGCAGCGGCACAAGGACTATGCTCATGTGGGGAGCCAGATAGCCATCTGCAAGCAGGCACATATCAAAATGGAGGTGGTGTTCTTCATGTATTTGTGGAGCGTGGACTTGGATGCAGTTCTGACATCGCTCTCCTGCTTTGGGCTGCTCTGCGAGGAGGCAGAGATATGCTGCAGCTCCGACGAACTGACAGTGGGCTTCATTATGCCCAACTATCACATCTACCAGGAGCTGGCACAGTTGTCCACTT cTGCAACGGATACTCGCATTTGCTTCTTTGACAACACACATGGCAATGTGCTGAGTCGCCTCACACTCCAGAAACGCATCATGACGCTGCTGCGCAAGATCGAGCACTGTGTCCATGGCGTCCAGCCCGCCTGGGAGGAGACCTTTCGCAACTGGGAAGTGTCCAGCAAGGTCCTGCAGACCTATCCCAAATGCAAGGGCGAAGATGGCCAAGCGGAGGTCTTCCATCGGGGAATGGGAAAGCGTAGGGCGAGCCATCAGAGCTCCGAGCACGATCTGGAGGAACAAATCAACGAATGGGCAAACATGACGTGGTTCCTGTTGGCCCTGGGCGGCGTTTGCCTGCACAAACGCTGCAGCAGCCGTCAGACACTGCTGCAGCAGTCCCAGAATAATGCCTCCTTGGGCTCGTTGGCTCAGACCTCGCTGTACTCGAGCTCCACAAGCTCCGGGCATGGCTCACTGCACCCCAGCACTGTATCCCTATCGACGCTACCACCAGCCCCGCCACAGGATGTCAGCTATTGCCCCGTGACGCAGTTCATTGGACAACTGCTGCGTCTGCTGGTTTGCAGCAACGAGAAGATCGGCCTCAACATCCAGAAGAATGTGAAGGAGCTGGTGGGTGAGGAAATGTCCACCCAGCTGTATCCCATACTCTTCGATCAGATCAGGGCCATTGTGGAGAAGTTCTTCGACCAGCAGGGCCAAGTGAATGTCAATGTGACTGACATCAATACGCAGTTTATTGAGCACACGATCTACATCATGAAGTCGATACTGGATCCCAAGGCCAGCAAGGACCCAAACAACGAACAACCCTCGCCCTCGGAGCACTTGGGGGTGACGAGCATCGAGGGCATGATGCTGGGCATCGTGCGGTATGTACGCCATCTGGACATGACCGTTTATGCAATTCGAGTGAAGACAAAACTCTGCCAGCTGGTGGAGGTGATGATGAAGCGACGCGACGATCTGGCCTTCCGCCAGGAGATGAAGTTCCGCAACAAGCTGGTGGAGTACCTGACCGACTGGGTGATGGGCACATCCCATCAGATCGCACCGCCCAGCTCGGCGGATGCGGCCATTTTGACCAACACATCGCTGATCTTCCGAGACCTGGATCAGGCATGCATGGAGGCGGTGGCCGCTCTGCTCCGTGGCCTGCCACTGCAGCCCGAGGAATCGGATCGTGGGGATCTAATGGATGCCAAGAGTGCGCTCTTTTTGAAGTATTTTACGTTGTTCATGAACCTCTTGAACGACTGCATCGACAGCTCGGAGGCGGAGAAGGAGCTGAACAACACACCGTTGTTGCCGCCACGGCCACGAATGGCAGCCGGTAAACTGACGGCCCTGAGAAATGCCACCATACAGGCCATGTCGAATCTGCTGGGTGCCAACATAGACTCTGGATTAATGCATTCGATTGACCTGGGCTACAATCCCGATCTGCAGACGCGAGCCGCCTTCATGGAGGTACTCACACAAATCCTGCAGCAGGGCACAGAGTTCGACACTCTGGCCGAAACGGTGCTGGCCGATCGCTTCGAGCAGTTGGTGCAGCTGGTGACGATGATCAGCGACAAGGGAGAGCTGCCCATTGCCATGGCACTGGCCAATGTGGTTACCACTTCCCAAATGGATGAACTGGCGCGGGTTCTGGTCACCCTGTTCGATGCCAAGCACTTGCTGTCGCCCCTGCTGTGGAACATGTTCTACCGCGAGGTGGAGGTATCCGACTGCATGCAGACGCTCTTTCGTGGCAACTCTCTGGGCAGCAAGATCATGGCATTTTGCTTCAAGATCTATGGTGCCAGCTATCTGCAAATGCTGTTGGAGCCACTCATTCGTCCGCTGCTGGACGAACAGGAGGAGACCTGCTTCGAGGTGGACCCGGCCCGACTGGAGGCTGGAGAGGATATCGAACAGCATCGCGACAATTTGATAGCCCTAACGCAGAAGGTTTTTGATGCCATAACTAACTCTTCGGATCGCTTTCCACCTCAGCTGCGGTCGATGTGCCATTGCCTGTACCAGGTGCTGAGCAAACGTTTCCCGAATCTGCTGCAAAACAATATTGGGGCCGTGGGCACAGTCATCTTTCTGCGCTTCATAAACCCCGCCATAG TTTCCCCTCAGGAATTGGGCATTGTTGATAAGCAGGTCCACAGCTCGGCCAAGCGCGGTCTCATGCTGATGTCGAAGATCCTGCAGAATATTGCCAATCATGTAGAGTTCTCCAAGGAGCAGCACATGCTGTGCTTCAACGATTTCCTGCGCGATCACTTCGAGGCGGGTCGTCGTTTCTTCATACAGATAGCCTCCGATTGCGAGACCGTGGATCAGACATCGCACAGCATGAGCTTCATTTCGGATGCGAATGTTTTGGCTCTGCATCGACTGCTGTGGACGCATCAGGAGAAGATTGGCGACTATCTCTCCAGCAGTCGCGATCACAAGGCTGTGGGCAGGCGACCCTTTGATAAAATGGCCACTTTGTTGGCCTACCTCGGGCCACCAGAGCACAAGCCCGTGGATTCGCACATGATGTTCAGTTCGTACGCACGCTGGAGCTCCATCGATATGTCGTCCACGAATTTCGAGGAGATCATGGTCAAGCATCAGATGCACGAGAAGGAGGAGTTCAAGACACTCAAGTCCATGAATATATTCTACCAGGCGGGTACCAGCAAATCGGGCTATCCCGTGTTCTACTATATAGCCAGGCGATACAA GATTGGTGAGACAAACGGGGATCTACTGATCTACCATGTCATACTCACATTGAAGCCCTTCTGCCACTCTCCCTTCGAGGTGGTGATTGATTTTACACACACCTGCTCGGACAATCGCTTCCGCACAGAGTTCCTGCAGAAGTGGTTTTATGTGCTGCCGACTGTTGCCTACGAGAATGTCCATGCGGTGTACATATACAACTGCAACTCGTGGGTGCGCGAGTATACAAAGTTCCACGATCGCATTCTGGCCCCACTCAAAGGGAATCGCAAGCTCATGTTCCTGGAGTCACCGAACAAGCTCACGGACTACATTGATGccgagcagcagaagctgccgGGAGCCACACTCTCGCTGGATGAGGATCTCAAGGTGTTTAGCAATGCCCTGAAGCTGAGCCACAAGGACACCAAGGTGGCCATTAAAGTGGGCCCCACCGCACTGCAGATCACGTCGGCGGAAAAGACCAAAGTGCTGGCCCACTCGGTGCTCCTGAATGATGTCTACTATGCCTCGGAAATAGAGGAGGTGTGCCTGGTGGACGACAATCAGTTCACGCTTTCGATAACCAACGAAAGCGGCCAGTTGAGTTTCATACACAATGACTGCGACAACATTGTCCAGGCCATTATCCACATACGGAACCGCTGGGAGCTGAGCCAGCCGGATTCGGTGACAGTACACCAGAAGATCAGACCGAAGGACGTGCCGGGTACACTCCTGAATATGGCACTGCTAAATCTGGGCTCGTGCGATCCCAATCTGCGGACAGCTGCCTACAACCTGCTGTGTGCTCTGACAGCCACCTTTGACCTGAAGATTGAGGGGCAACTGCTGGAGACGCAGGGACTGTGCATACCCTCGAACAATACCATCTTCATCAAGTCGGTCAGCGAGAAACTAGCCACCAATGAGCCGCATTTGACACTGGAGTTCCTCGAAGAGTCCATCCAGGGcttccagcgcagcaccatcgaaCTGAAGCACTTGTGTTTGGAGTACATGACGCCCTGGCTGAAAAATCTGGTCAAGTTCTGCAAATCCAACGACGATGCCAAGAAGCTGAAGGTATCCCAGATCCTGGACAAGCTGATCAACCTGACCATCGACCAGAAGGAGATGTACCCATCGGTGCAGGCCAAGATCTGGGGCTCCATTGGTCAGATACCAGAGCTCATCGATATGGTTTTGGATAATTTCCTGCACAAATCGATCACGTATGGGTTGGGGTCGCCCCAGGTGGAGATTATGGCCGACACGGCGGTGGCCCTGGCCTCGGCCAACGTTCAGTTGGTGTCCAAGAAGGTGATCACGCGCATGTGTCGCGTGATGGATAAGTCGTGCACGAATCCCACTCAGTATCTGGAGCAGCACATGATGTGGGACGACATAGCCATACTGGGACGCTATCTACTAATGTTGTCCTTCAACAACTGCCTAGACGTGGCCACTTCCGTGCCATATCTATTCCACACGATCACGTTTCTGGTCTGCTCTGGATCCCTGTCGATGAGGGCCTCCACCCATGGCCTGGTGATCAATATCATTCACTCGCTGTGCACCTGCACAAATCCCTCCTTCTCGGAGGAGGCCCAGCGGGTATTGCGGCTTTCACTGGATGAGTTCTCGCTACCAAAATTTTACTTACTCTTCGGCATCAGCAAGGTCAAGTCGGCGGCAGTGACCGCCTTCCGGTCAAGCTGCCGCCATCCCACGGACAAGTGGCTCGGCAATGAGCGCGTTACGCAGCCATTGCCCGCGGATCGGGAACGACTGTCGCTGCCCTCGCTGGAGGTCATTACGGATGCCCTGCTTGAGATAATGGAGGCCTGTATGCGCGATGTCCCCGACTGCGAATGGCTGCAAACTTGGACCTCGCTGGCCCGCAGCTTTGCCTTCTGCTACAATCCGGCTCTGCAGCCGCGTGCCCTCATCGTCTATGGCTGCATCAGCAAGAGTGTGACGGATCACGAGGTGAAGCAATTGCTGCGTATTCTGGTCAAGGCTCTGGAATCGTTTAATGATCTAATCCTAATCGAGGCATTGGTCATGTGCCTGACGCGCATTCAACCACTGCTGCGACCCGAATCGCCCATCCATCGAGCCCTTTTCTGGGTGGCCATCTCAGTGCTACAGTTGGACGAGATTACCCTCTATGGAGCTGGGCTGGCACTGCTCGAACAGAACCTGCACACGCTCAAGTCTCAGGGATGTTTTGACAAGAAGGAAACCATAGCCGAGGTCATGATGAAGACTCGCGAGAAGCTCGAGTGGCACTTCAAACAGCTGGACCATGCCGTAGGACTTTCATTCCGTAGCAACTTTCACTTTGCCCTAGTCGGGCATTTGATAAAG GGCTTCCGTCATCCCACACCGACCACAGTATCGCGGACATCACGTGTTCTGACCATGCTGCTAGGCATCATAGCCAAGCCCCTGCACCGCGACAAGTTCGAGGTGACGCCCGACAGTGTGGCCTATCTGACTGCTCTTGTGGCTGTGTCCGAGGAAGTGCGCTCCCGCTGTCATGTGAAGCATGCCCTGCCACGCTGGCCGGCCGACCTCAGTGGCAGCGTGGAGAATGCGGAATTGTCTAATGGAGGAGTTCAGGCT ATTGGCCAGCCCCTGTCGCGACGACAAAAGAGTTGGGACATACTCGATCAGTCCGCCCTGCAGTTTGCCCGCCAGCACAAGGTTCCCACTCTACAG AATGCGAGGGTTTTATTCAAAACTCAGCGCTCATTCTCGGTGCCAACAACCAAAGATCCGAACAATGCCACCGGCATCGAAGAACGTCAG GAACGCGGCTCACGCTCTTCGGTATCCAACGAGTCGAATGTCCTACTTGATCCCGAAGTTCTACCCGATTTATCCATCCAAGCCTTGGTCCTCACTGTGCTAGCCACCTTGGTCAAGTACTCGTCGGATGAGGGAGAAACTCGCGTATTGTACCAGTATTTAGCCGAAGGATCTGTGGTCTTTCCCAAAGTGTTTCCAGTCAT CCATTCGTTGCTGGACCAAAAGATCAACAATATATTGTCAGTGTCGCACGATCAGGTTGTGCTCAACTCTGTGCAGAACATTATCCAGAATATGCTGGCCAGCGAAGATCcctcccagcagcagctgcacttCTTGCAGAGCTGCGGATTTGGCGGACTTTGGCGCTTTGCTGGTCCATTTACCAAG TACAACATGATGGGTGAATCCTCAGAGCTCTTCGTCAACTGCTTGGAAGCCATGGTTGAGACCTGCTTGCCGGGCGATGAAACTGCACCAGTACCACCCTCGCCGCGTCCCTACAACCTGAGCTCCAGCTTGAGCAGCCTTACCTTGGGGTCGCCCACGGATAAAG CTGCATGA